The following proteins are co-located in the Spinactinospora alkalitolerans genome:
- a CDS encoding AfsR/SARP family transcriptional regulator — translation MQVGVLGPLDITLNGTPATPSAPKLRSVLALLALRANTIVGTHQIIEELWGENPPPSATTTLQTYIYQLRKLLCGNEKAGETGGGPSGPVLRTSFGGYRLDLSPDALDAQRFTSAVNRGRAKLADGDTEAAAEILREALAMWRGPTLADVARGPQTDADVVRLEEMRNSALESRIAVDLRLGRHNEVISELTGIVAQHPTHEGFQAKLMQALYSAGRRSEALGVFQRARAAMADQLGLEPSNELRELQRHILAGDAPPAPEASPARVGTAPDSLPLGESELIGREAESSALLSALRRSRHGTVPVVAVSGAPGSGKTAFTVRLARDLAGDFPDGLFYVRMVDSNAVPISLERALGELLAAVGLPHDRIPAGSGPRAAAFREWSARRKALVLLDDMPDAERLAPMTPTGAGSALIVIGRRRMADIMITDAIDLPPLNRDDSHRLIARFDKVERLRHNPADADELIELCGGLPKALYSAMRCYQRRPHWNTHHLMHKIRQGGEDILSMREAVSTTLAQIGPDAAAAVHDLACAIRGPFGVGDAASILGRSEGDAEALLERMVEFHLLTVDPSTENLLCADVRFRYRMPPVIRWATRSTPSPPAVSAR, via the coding sequence ATGCAAGTAGGTGTCCTCGGCCCCCTGGACATCACTCTGAACGGCACGCCGGCCACTCCCTCAGCGCCCAAACTCCGGAGCGTCCTGGCGCTTCTCGCGCTCCGCGCCAACACGATCGTCGGAACGCACCAGATCATCGAAGAGCTGTGGGGGGAGAATCCCCCGCCGAGCGCGACCACGACCCTGCAGACCTACATCTACCAACTGCGGAAGCTGCTGTGCGGCAACGAAAAGGCGGGCGAGACCGGTGGAGGGCCCTCCGGACCGGTCCTGCGCACATCCTTCGGCGGGTACCGCCTCGATCTGTCTCCCGACGCCCTCGACGCGCAGCGCTTCACCAGCGCGGTCAACCGCGGGCGGGCGAAACTGGCTGACGGCGACACCGAGGCGGCCGCCGAGATCCTGCGCGAGGCCCTGGCCATGTGGCGCGGACCGACCCTCGCCGACGTCGCGCGCGGCCCCCAGACCGACGCCGATGTCGTACGCCTGGAGGAGATGCGCAACAGCGCGCTGGAGAGCCGGATCGCCGTCGACCTTCGGCTCGGGCGGCACAACGAGGTCATCAGCGAACTCACCGGGATCGTCGCGCAGCACCCCACGCATGAGGGGTTCCAGGCGAAGCTCATGCAGGCGCTCTACTCCGCGGGCCGCCGCTCCGAAGCACTCGGCGTCTTCCAGCGAGCCCGAGCCGCCATGGCCGACCAGCTCGGCCTGGAGCCGTCGAACGAACTGCGCGAGCTCCAACGGCACATCCTTGCCGGGGACGCCCCTCCCGCCCCCGAAGCCTCCCCAGCCCGCGTCGGCACCGCGCCCGACTCCCTGCCGCTCGGAGAGTCGGAGCTCATAGGGCGCGAGGCCGAGAGCAGCGCGCTGCTGAGCGCCCTGCGCCGCTCCCGGCACGGCACCGTCCCCGTCGTCGCCGTGAGCGGAGCACCCGGCTCGGGAAAGACCGCCTTCACGGTCCGCCTCGCCCGCGACCTCGCCGGCGACTTCCCCGACGGCCTGTTCTACGTGCGGATGGTCGACTCCAACGCCGTCCCGATCAGTCTGGAGCGCGCCCTCGGGGAGCTCCTCGCCGCCGTGGGTCTTCCGCACGATCGGATACCGGCGGGCAGCGGTCCGCGGGCGGCGGCGTTTCGAGAATGGAGCGCGCGGAGAAAAGCGCTCGTCCTGCTGGACGATATGCCCGACGCCGAGCGGCTCGCACCGATGACACCGACCGGGGCGGGAAGCGCCCTCATCGTCATCGGCCGCCGGCGCATGGCCGACATCATGATCACCGACGCCATCGACCTCCCTCCGCTGAACCGGGACGACTCCCACCGGCTCATAGCACGGTTCGACAAGGTCGAACGGCTGCGGCACAACCCCGCCGACGCCGACGAGCTCATCGAGTTGTGCGGCGGGCTCCCCAAGGCCCTCTACTCAGCGATGCGCTGCTACCAGCGCCGACCGCACTGGAACACCCATCACCTGATGCACAAGATCCGGCAGGGAGGCGAGGACATCCTGTCCATGCGCGAGGCCGTTTCCACCACTCTGGCGCAGATCGGCCCCGATGCGGCAGCGGCCGTCCACGACCTGGCCTGCGCTATCCGCGGCCCCTTCGGCGTCGGCGATGCCGCGTCGATCCTCGGCCGGAGCGAGGGGGACGCGGAGGCGCTGCTGGAACGCATGGTGGAATTCCACCTGCTCACGGTCGATCCGAGCACCGAGAACCTCCTCTGCGCCGACGTCCGGTTCCGATACCGGATGCCGCCGGTGATCCGCTGGGCGACGCGCTCTACGCCGTCGCCCCCTGCCGTCAGCGCACGGTGA
- a CDS encoding ATP-binding cassette domain-containing protein, which translates to MDRPVIEAVGLIREFGGVTALDGVGLHVCAGEVLGLLGHNGAGKTTLVDILTTLIPPTGGTARVAGCDVVAEGREVRRRIGVAGQFSSVDVRMSGCDNLVFVARLLGAGRRAARERTERLLEAFGLAEAAGRPAAEYSGGMLRRLDLAACLLGSPEAVFLDEPTTGLDPAGRAALWSVVEELAAEGCAVLLTTQYLEEADRLADRITVLSRGRVAAEGTAAELKAGLGSLSVSLSFGSGADRGAALRVLREAGFDPYGDGERTVVPIDAPRMLAGVVRSLDASGLEPSRISLDEPTLDDVFAALTRRPAP; encoded by the coding sequence GTGGACCGGCCGGTGATCGAAGCCGTCGGCCTCATCCGGGAATTCGGCGGGGTCACGGCGCTGGACGGGGTCGGGCTGCACGTCTGCGCCGGCGAAGTGCTCGGCCTGCTGGGGCACAACGGTGCGGGGAAGACGACACTCGTCGACATCCTGACCACGCTGATCCCCCCGACCGGGGGGACCGCGCGTGTCGCCGGGTGCGACGTCGTCGCAGAGGGGCGCGAAGTGCGACGGAGGATCGGCGTCGCCGGGCAGTTCAGCTCTGTGGACGTGCGGATGAGCGGGTGCGACAACCTGGTGTTCGTGGCGCGCCTGCTCGGTGCCGGACGTCGCGCGGCGAGGGAGCGGACTGAGCGGCTCCTGGAGGCGTTCGGCCTGGCCGAGGCGGCGGGCAGGCCCGCAGCGGAGTACTCCGGCGGCATGCTGCGGCGTCTCGATCTGGCGGCCTGCCTCCTCGGGAGCCCGGAGGCGGTGTTCCTGGACGAGCCGACCACCGGGCTGGACCCGGCGGGGCGCGCCGCGCTGTGGAGCGTGGTCGAGGAGCTCGCCGCGGAGGGGTGCGCCGTCCTGCTGACCACGCAGTACCTGGAGGAGGCGGACCGCCTCGCGGACCGGATCACGGTGCTGTCCCGGGGGCGTGTGGCCGCAGAGGGGACGGCGGCCGAGCTCAAGGCTGGCCTGGGCAGCCTGAGCGTGTCGCTCTCCTTCGGCTCGGGGGCCGACCGCGGCGCCGCCCTGCGCGTCCTGCGCGAGGCCGGGTTCGATCCTTACGGCGACGGAGAGCGGACCGTGGTCCCCATCGATGCGCCGCGGATGCTGGCCGGTGTCGTCCGGTCCCTCGACGCATCGGGTCTCGAACCCTCCAGGATCTCCCTGGACGAGCCGACGCTCGACGACGTCTTCGCCGCATTGACGCGGCGACCGGCCCCATGA
- a CDS encoding glycosyltransferase 87 family protein, with translation MLRTNRRDVAEDTGPFCRAVERRPLIALVVSSLVLTAAYWAWLLMVSPEWGQVDMRIYLDATALMLDGGELYEAEPPFNYPPFAAFLFVPLALLGATPSAVLWYIAKLMCLQLVVWWYLERRGTPLRSRMALTVAAAALFPVFMEPLSHEFSTGQVNLLLMWIVLVDLIRPQGARWRGVLTGIAAGIKVVPALFIVYLLVTRQFRAAAVATGTFLGTVALGFAVLPGTAWTYWSSVLWTTDRVHANPEIPLNQSIMGVIIRFAHTDDVRLVWFPIAAAFTLVVLAVAAGLHRRGSSLEALTLVGLAVPMATPHAWTHHWAWLLPAVLLLFSWGRGSAWRSLVAVLLFLLTVGRTYLAVNLLNGHDPWSHLGALELSGLEQLMAAPLVIFAVAMLVISATRLRGLPAPAGDEAGGNEEVAWTGR, from the coding sequence GTGCTGAGGACGAACCGGAGGGACGTCGCGGAGGACACGGGGCCGTTCTGCCGCGCGGTGGAACGGCGGCCGCTCATCGCCTTGGTGGTCAGCAGTCTGGTCCTGACGGCGGCGTACTGGGCATGGCTGCTCATGGTGTCCCCCGAATGGGGCCAGGTCGACATGCGGATCTACCTGGACGCGACCGCCCTCATGCTGGACGGGGGCGAGCTCTACGAGGCCGAGCCGCCGTTCAACTATCCGCCGTTCGCGGCGTTCCTCTTCGTCCCCCTGGCTCTTCTGGGGGCGACGCCTTCGGCGGTGCTGTGGTACATCGCCAAGCTGATGTGCCTGCAACTCGTGGTGTGGTGGTACCTGGAGCGGAGAGGCACTCCGCTCCGCTCCCGGATGGCCCTCACGGTGGCGGCCGCCGCCCTGTTCCCGGTCTTCATGGAGCCTCTCTCACACGAGTTCTCCACCGGGCAGGTGAACCTGCTCCTCATGTGGATCGTCCTGGTGGACCTGATCCGTCCCCAGGGAGCGCGGTGGCGCGGCGTCCTGACCGGGATCGCGGCCGGGATCAAGGTGGTCCCCGCCCTGTTCATCGTCTATCTGCTGGTGACCCGGCAGTTCCGGGCCGCGGCGGTCGCCACGGGGACGTTCCTGGGCACGGTCGCGCTGGGATTCGCCGTGCTGCCGGGGACGGCCTGGACCTACTGGAGCTCGGTGCTGTGGACGACCGATCGGGTGCACGCGAATCCGGAGATCCCGCTGAACCAGTCGATCATGGGGGTGATCATCCGCTTCGCCCACACCGACGACGTCCGCCTCGTCTGGTTCCCGATCGCCGCGGCCTTCACCCTGGTGGTGCTGGCGGTGGCGGCGGGGCTGCACCGGCGGGGGAGCTCGCTGGAGGCGCTCACCCTCGTCGGTCTGGCCGTCCCCATGGCGACCCCCCACGCCTGGACCCACCACTGGGCGTGGCTGCTGCCCGCGGTCCTGCTGCTGTTCTCCTGGGGACGCGGTTCGGCCTGGCGGAGCCTGGTCGCGGTGCTGCTCTTCCTGCTCACCGTCGGCCGGACGTATCTGGCGGTGAACCTGCTCAATGGGCATGACCCCTGGTCACACCTTGGCGCGCTGGAGTTGAGCGGGCTTGAACAGCTCATGGCGGCACCGCTGGTGATCTTCGCCGTGGCGATGCTGGTGATCTCGGCCACGCGGCTGCGCGGACTTCCCGCACCCGCCGGTGATGAGGCCGGCGGAAACGAGGAGGTGGCGTGGACCGGCCGGTGA
- a CDS encoding FAD-dependent oxidoreductase, translated as MVHQIDTDVLIIGGGLVGLSAAVFTAHQGLRPVLIERRSGLSPHPRARGVNPRTMELFRGVGLEERIRGTESGRALAGNSGVIAMESLSGRRFAELREDYHADSGADYGRFSACGWCLCHQDELEPILRDRAAELGADLRFGVELSSFEQDGEGVSAVARRASGEELAIRCRYLVAADGAGGTVRERLGIGRTGRANMARFVNIAFEADLREALGDRRFILSYVTAAGTRCALLPVDNAHRWLLHVMDDTEGDPEAYGESRCTELVRLAAGIPDLPVHVRGVVPWQASALVADSFTRGRVHLVGDAAHVMPPSGAFGSNTGVADAHNLAWKLALMVTGAAGASLAASYEEERRPVALATVRQAVLRSQDRPRLLRGGRGEPPAGLRPDPEVMFGYRYASAAVPGAVPAGPDEVWGGVDPGAPGTRAPHVPLRGAAASTTDLFGPRFTLLSAPGDGAWAAAARRTAERYGVEVSCRTVGPGEPAADEAGAWAPAYGVGAGGAVLVRPDGFVAWRSPGPPVDGAAGAVGDALAAVLGRRTF; from the coding sequence GTGGTGCACCAGATCGACACGGACGTCTTGATCATCGGAGGGGGACTGGTCGGGCTTTCGGCGGCCGTCTTCACGGCGCATCAAGGGCTGCGGCCGGTTCTGATCGAGCGGCGCTCGGGGCTGTCACCGCATCCCCGGGCGCGCGGCGTCAATCCGCGGACCATGGAGCTCTTCCGGGGGGTCGGGCTGGAGGAGCGGATCCGCGGCACCGAGTCCGGCCGGGCGCTGGCCGGCAACAGTGGTGTCATCGCGATGGAGAGCCTGAGCGGGCGCCGCTTCGCCGAACTCCGGGAGGACTACCACGCGGACAGCGGCGCCGACTACGGGCGGTTCAGCGCGTGCGGATGGTGCCTGTGCCACCAGGACGAACTCGAACCGATCCTGCGGGACCGGGCCGCGGAGCTCGGTGCGGACCTGCGGTTCGGGGTCGAGCTGTCCTCATTCGAACAGGACGGGGAGGGGGTCTCGGCCGTGGCGCGCCGGGCGTCGGGGGAGGAGCTCGCGATCCGATGCCGGTACCTCGTAGCCGCCGACGGAGCGGGCGGCACCGTACGGGAGCGGTTGGGCATCGGCCGCACGGGGCGCGCGAACATGGCCCGGTTCGTCAACATCGCCTTCGAAGCGGATCTGCGGGAGGCGCTGGGCGACCGCCGCTTCATCCTGTCCTATGTCACGGCGGCGGGGACCCGGTGCGCCCTGCTCCCGGTCGACAACGCCCATCGCTGGCTGCTGCACGTCATGGACGACACCGAGGGGGACCCGGAGGCCTACGGCGAGTCGCGCTGCACGGAGCTGGTCCGGCTGGCCGCGGGGATCCCCGACCTCCCGGTGCACGTCCGCGGCGTGGTTCCGTGGCAGGCCTCCGCCCTCGTCGCCGACTCATTCACCCGGGGACGCGTACACCTGGTCGGCGACGCGGCCCATGTGATGCCGCCGAGCGGCGCATTCGGCTCCAATACCGGGGTGGCCGACGCGCACAACCTGGCCTGGAAGCTCGCCCTGATGGTCACCGGTGCGGCCGGCGCGTCGCTGGCGGCCAGCTATGAGGAGGAACGCAGGCCGGTGGCGCTGGCGACGGTACGCCAGGCGGTGCTGCGCTCGCAGGACCGCCCGAGGCTGCTGCGCGGCGGCCGGGGCGAGCCTCCGGCCGGACTGAGGCCCGATCCGGAGGTCATGTTCGGCTACCGGTACGCCTCCGCCGCGGTCCCGGGGGCGGTGCCCGCCGGCCCGGACGAGGTCTGGGGCGGCGTCGATCCGGGCGCCCCCGGGACGCGTGCCCCGCACGTACCGCTGCGCGGTGCCGCGGCGTCCACCACGGACCTGTTCGGCCCCCGGTTCACCCTGCTGAGTGCGCCGGGAGACGGCGCATGGGCCGCCGCCGCGCGGCGGACGGCGGAGAGGTACGGCGTCGAGGTGTCCTGCCGCACGGTCGGCCCCGGGGAGCCGGCGGCGGATGAGGCCGGTGCCTGGGCCCCCGCCTACGGGGTGGGCGCGGGCGGGGCGGTGCTGGTCCGTCCGGACGGCTTCGTGGCGTGGCGCTCGCCGGGGCCCCCGGTGGACGGGGCGGCCGGCGCGGTGGGCGACGCCCTGGCGGCGGTTCTGGGGCGGAGGACCTTCTGA
- a CDS encoding cytochrome P450 has product MSEIEFPIRTNSPHLPPEEFAELRENRPVCPIRLPTGAGAWLVTRHADNRALLADQRFSRAAAAAAGAPRARAIPLDRRSITTLDGTEHARLRSAVARGFTAHRARAMRPVVERIAAARLDVLTASGPPADLVAGFARPVALDVIGGLIGITVDDLSRFRSRADAYLSVDAHSPEEMEEAVAGLRSMLSALVAERRAEPADDLFTDLVHAPEEERLDTGDLVSFGTTLLVAGYETVVALIANSVVVLLGRPEQTALLRERPELLDRAVEELLRFTSISVSGGTLRVAVEDMELSGQRIAAGEAVQPSTSAANRDPRVFSEPDRFDVTRKHNPHIAFGHGIHRCLGASLARLELRTAIGALLSRLPGLRLAVEEEEIAWDRRKMIRAPHALPVTW; this is encoded by the coding sequence ATGTCCGAGATCGAATTCCCAATACGGACAAACTCCCCCCACCTTCCGCCGGAGGAGTTCGCCGAGCTGCGGGAGAACCGGCCCGTCTGCCCCATCCGCCTGCCCACCGGAGCCGGAGCCTGGCTCGTCACCCGCCACGCCGACAACCGTGCGCTCCTCGCCGACCAGCGGTTCAGCCGTGCCGCCGCAGCCGCTGCGGGCGCGCCCCGTGCCCGGGCGATCCCGCTGGACCGGCGGTCGATCACCACCCTGGACGGGACGGAGCACGCGCGGCTCCGCTCAGCGGTCGCCCGCGGATTCACCGCACACAGGGCACGGGCGATGCGCCCGGTCGTGGAGCGAATCGCGGCGGCCCGACTCGACGTTCTCACCGCTTCCGGCCCTCCCGCAGACCTGGTCGCCGGCTTCGCGCGCCCGGTGGCCCTGGACGTCATCGGCGGCCTCATCGGGATCACCGTCGACGACCTCTCCCGCTTCCGCTCCCGCGCCGACGCCTACCTGAGCGTGGACGCCCATTCACCGGAGGAGATGGAGGAGGCGGTTGCGGGTCTGCGGTCGATGCTGTCGGCGCTCGTCGCAGAGCGGCGGGCGGAACCGGCCGACGACCTGTTCACCGACCTGGTCCACGCGCCCGAGGAGGAGCGGCTGGACACCGGTGACCTCGTGTCCTTCGGAACCACACTGCTGGTGGCGGGGTACGAGACCGTCGTCGCCCTCATCGCCAACTCGGTGGTGGTCCTGCTCGGCCGCCCCGAGCAGACCGCGCTGCTCCGAGAGCGGCCGGAGCTGCTCGACCGGGCCGTGGAGGAGCTTCTCCGCTTCACCTCGATCTCGGTGAGCGGGGGGACGTTGCGCGTCGCCGTAGAGGACATGGAGCTGTCCGGGCAGCGGATCGCGGCGGGCGAAGCGGTGCAGCCCTCCACGTCGGCGGCCAACCGCGACCCGCGGGTCTTCTCGGAACCGGACCGGTTCGACGTCACACGGAAGCACAACCCCCACATCGCCTTCGGTCACGGCATCCACCGCTGCCTGGGCGCGAGTCTGGCCCGGCTCGAATTGCGCACCGCCATCGGGGCGCTCCTCAGCCGCCTTCCCGGCCTGCGGCTCGCCGTCGAAGAGGAAGAGATCGCGTGGGACCGCCGAAAAATGATCCGTGCCCCGCACGCCCTACCGGTGACCTGGTGA